A genome region from Aestuariivirga litoralis includes the following:
- the flgK gene encoding flagellar hook-associated protein FlgK, with translation MSGLTSALSNALAGLLVTSGQSAVVSRNITRASDPDYARETLAPTTNSDGGVQSGALQRAASKQLTDALLAATSDSAGQSSILAAFTSLSNTVGDVESDGSVAWGIDQLQQALQASESDPSNVTMANQVITQAKSLAQILNDASKKVEDVRETADTGIDTSVKNLNSLLAQFQKIDNSLSSGTISNDEKAAAQDQRDALLKQISQEIGIRTNQRADGSMAIYSDGGVTLYDRVPRTITFQPSLTLSASSAGNGVYADGVQILGANSPMPTKTGNIAAYAKVRDEVGPTYQNQLDEIARGLVTAFSEKDQSGGGGADATGLFSYSGSPAVPASGTLISGLAASISVNAAFDSGAGGNPNLVRDGGANGAAYKYNTTGVSGFQARLSSLMSAMSAPMTFSSATKLSSSYSLTGLATASAGWVEAGRSDATKVSTAADAVMSRATDALSRTTGVNIDDEMSQLLALEKSYQAAAKIMTTVNSMLGQLMDSVR, from the coding sequence ATGAGCGGTTTGACTTCGGCACTTTCCAATGCACTTGCGGGGCTTCTGGTCACGTCGGGGCAGAGTGCCGTCGTCTCGCGCAACATTACGCGCGCCAGCGATCCGGATTATGCCCGTGAAACGCTGGCGCCCACCACCAACTCCGATGGCGGCGTGCAAAGTGGCGCGCTGCAGCGTGCTGCCAGCAAGCAGCTGACCGACGCGCTTTTGGCGGCCACCAGCGACAGCGCCGGACAAAGCTCGATCCTCGCCGCCTTTACTTCACTGAGCAACACTGTCGGCGATGTTGAATCAGATGGCTCCGTAGCTTGGGGCATTGACCAGCTGCAGCAGGCCTTGCAGGCTTCTGAATCAGATCCTTCCAATGTCACCATGGCCAACCAGGTGATCACCCAGGCCAAGAGCCTGGCGCAAATTCTGAACGATGCCTCAAAGAAGGTTGAAGACGTTCGCGAAACCGCTGATACCGGAATTGATACTTCGGTCAAAAATCTGAATTCGCTTCTGGCGCAATTCCAGAAGATTGATAATTCGCTGTCCAGCGGCACCATTTCCAATGACGAAAAGGCCGCCGCCCAAGATCAGCGCGACGCTTTGCTGAAGCAGATTTCCCAGGAAATTGGCATCCGGACAAACCAACGCGCTGATGGCAGCATGGCCATCTATTCCGACGGCGGTGTTACGCTTTACGACCGCGTGCCGCGCACCATAACATTCCAGCCTTCGCTGACGCTTTCTGCTTCCAGTGCCGGCAATGGCGTTTATGCCGATGGCGTGCAGATCCTCGGCGCCAATTCGCCGATGCCGACGAAGACCGGCAATATCGCGGCCTATGCCAAGGTGCGCGATGAAGTAGGCCCGACCTACCAGAACCAGCTTGATGAAATTGCCCGCGGGCTTGTCACCGCCTTTTCCGAAAAAGACCAGAGTGGTGGGGGCGGTGCGGATGCAACCGGCCTGTTCAGCTATTCGGGCTCTCCCGCAGTACCTGCTTCAGGCACACTGATTTCCGGGCTTGCTGCTTCGATCAGTGTAAATGCCGCCTTTGATTCAGGTGCCGGCGGCAACCCCAATCTGGTGCGCGATGGCGGCGCCAATGGTGCGGCCTATAAATACAACACGACCGGTGTTTCCGGTTTCCAAGCCCGCCTCAGTTCCTTGATGAGCGCGATGAGCGCACCGATGACATTTTCGTCGGCCACCAAACTTTCGTCCAGCTATTCCCTGACGGGGCTGGCCACGGCTTCGGCAGGTTGGGTGGAAGCGGGCCGCTCGGATGCCACCAAGGTTTCGACCGCGGCTGACGCCGTGATGAGCCGTGCCACCGATGCACTGTCGCGCACCACGGGTGTGAATATTGATGATGAAATGTCGCAGCTTCTGGCGCTGGAGAAATCCTACCAGGCGGCGGCCAAGATCATGACGACGGTGAATTCAATGCTGGGCCAACTCATGGATTCGGTGAGGTAG
- a CDS encoding flagellar hook-associated family protein, producing MIGGVSTLSYFLNMQDNMRKSQVNLQKAQNELSSGRYDDVNLQLGGNVSRNLSWRLDLSQVSNFIDTNTQANDRASATQTALDAIKNSANTFLGTLAGARSASNGQTLIKSSAASMLQSFQQTVNTSYGGQYLMSGQNNSEPPMSTYAGGAAQDSFDFAFQSYFGFAKTDAQAANITPTQMKGFLDGPFEDLYSGTAWTTDYSAASTDNIKTRIDKSQTVDVSANANDAAFKNMLKGMVAVMDAGTGNLNTTTFQSVIDYALSKTSTAIQGIGEIESKIGSAQQAISLATSKHTAVKTILQGQISTTEGVDPTEASMRVTTMMTQVQANYAVTGKLQQLSLLNYIS from the coding sequence ATGATCGGGGGCGTTTCCACACTTTCATATTTCCTCAACATGCAGGATAACATGCGCAAGTCGCAGGTGAACTTGCAGAAGGCGCAGAACGAGCTGAGCTCGGGCCGCTATGATGACGTGAATTTGCAACTGGGTGGAAATGTCAGCCGCAATCTTTCCTGGCGGCTTGATCTTTCGCAGGTCAGCAATTTCATCGACACCAACACCCAGGCCAATGACCGCGCCAGTGCCACCCAGACCGCACTGGATGCGATCAAGAATTCGGCCAACACTTTTCTTGGCACACTGGCGGGCGCGCGCAGTGCTTCCAATGGGCAGACGCTGATCAAGTCCAGCGCGGCATCCATGCTGCAAAGTTTTCAGCAGACGGTGAACACGTCTTATGGCGGGCAATATTTGATGTCCGGCCAGAATAATAGCGAACCGCCGATGAGCACTTATGCCGGCGGCGCAGCGCAGGATTCGTTCGATTTCGCCTTCCAATCCTATTTTGGCTTTGCCAAGACCGATGCGCAGGCTGCCAACATTACCCCGACCCAGATGAAGGGCTTCCTCGACGGGCCGTTTGAGGATCTCTACAGCGGCACGGCCTGGACGACGGACTATTCGGCCGCATCCACCGACAATATCAAGACCCGGATCGACAAGTCGCAAACGGTCGATGTCTCGGCCAATGCCAATGATGCTGCCTTCAAGAACATGCTGAAAGGCATGGTGGCGGTGATGGATGCAGGCACCGGCAATCTGAATACCACGACTTTTCAATCTGTTATCGATTATGCCCTGTCCAAGACCAGCACCGCGATCCAGGGCATTGGCGAGATTGAATCCAAGATCGGCTCGGCCCAGCAGGCCATTTCCCTGGCGACCAGCAAGCATACCGCCGTCAAAACCATCCTTCAGGGGCAGATTTCCACCACTGAAGGGGTTGATCCCACCGAGGCCTCCATGCGGGTGACCACCATGATGACCCAGGTCCAGGCCAATTACGCAGTTACAGGCAAGCTTCAGCAGCTAAGTTTGTTGAACTATATCTCTTAA
- a CDS encoding flagellar hook protein FlgE, with translation MRTSASGMAAQASRISAVSDNVANSNTVGYKEVNTQFSSMVIDNALSSYNSGSVAVETRRMVDGQGTLVGTNSSTDLAIQGNGFFLVQDSAGNNVITRAGNFVPNSNNELVNAAGYKLMGYPILNGDPSIVVNGYTGLVPITTSSSQLSAEPSTTGIFQANMPYDATAVAAANLPSTNTASSTYTNKSSLVVYGNQGQQVTLDLYFSKTGPDTWEVSAFDQSTATNGGFPYGASGSAPLSTKTLTFSSSNGQMTTTPTTLSLTVPGGQALSLDLTGTTELATNYSVISSGVNGNKASAPKTVEIADDGTVYVAFDNGTRKAAYRIPLATVASADNLNSQSGNVFVTTSESGGLQIGFPGDPGFGNVKSSQLEQSTADIATQFTEMIDAQRTYTANSKVFQTGADLMDVLVNLKR, from the coding sequence ATGCGTACCAGCGCTTCTGGCATGGCCGCCCAGGCGAGCCGTATTTCAGCCGTCTCAGACAATGTCGCCAATTCCAATACCGTCGGTTACAAGGAAGTGAACACGCAGTTCTCTTCGATGGTGATCGACAATGCGTTGTCTTCTTACAATTCCGGTTCCGTCGCCGTTGAAACCCGCCGCATGGTTGATGGGCAGGGTACGCTGGTGGGCACCAATTCGTCCACCGACCTTGCCATCCAGGGCAATGGGTTCTTCCTCGTGCAGGATTCGGCGGGCAACAACGTGATTACCCGTGCAGGTAATTTCGTTCCCAATTCCAACAATGAACTGGTCAACGCCGCTGGCTACAAACTGATGGGTTATCCCATTCTCAATGGCGATCCGAGCATTGTGGTGAATGGTTATACCGGCCTCGTGCCGATTACCACGAGCAGCAGCCAGCTTTCGGCGGAGCCTTCGACGACGGGTATTTTCCAAGCCAACATGCCTTATGATGCCACGGCCGTTGCAGCTGCCAATCTGCCTTCGACCAATACGGCAAGCTCAACTTATACCAACAAGTCTTCGCTGGTGGTTTATGGCAACCAGGGCCAGCAAGTCACTCTTGACCTTTATTTCAGCAAGACTGGCCCCGATACTTGGGAAGTCAGCGCCTTTGACCAGTCCACTGCGACCAATGGCGGCTTCCCTTATGGTGCTTCGGGTTCTGCCCCGCTTTCCACCAAGACGCTGACCTTCAGCTCTTCCAACGGCCAGATGACGACGACGCCGACGACGCTGTCGCTGACTGTTCCAGGCGGGCAGGCGCTGTCGCTGGATCTGACGGGTACCACCGAACTTGCCACCAACTACTCGGTGATCTCATCAGGTGTGAACGGCAACAAAGCATCAGCCCCCAAAACCGTTGAAATTGCCGATGACGGCACGGTCTATGTGGCTTTCGATAATGGCACGCGCAAAGCCGCTTATCGCATTCCGCTGGCCACCGTGGCCAGTGCCGACAACCTCAACTCGCAGTCCGGCAACGTCTTCGTGACCACGTCGGAATCGGGTGGCTTGCAGATCGGCTTTCCGGGTGATCCCGGATTCGGCAACGTGAAATCGAGCCAGCTTGAGCAATCAACGGCGGACATTGCGACGCAGTTCACCGAAATGATTGACGCGCAGCGCACATACACGGCCAATTCCAAGGTATTCCAGACAGGTGCAGACCTGATGGACGTCCTGGTCAACCTGAAGCGCTAA